A genomic stretch from Saccharomyces paradoxus chromosome XVI, complete sequence includes:
- the VTC3 gene encoding vacuolar transporter chaperone (Subunit of vacuolar transporter chaperone (VTC) complex~similar to YPL019C), giving the protein MLFGIKLANDVYPPWKDSYIDYERLKKLLKESVIHDGRSSVDSWSERNESDFVEALDKELEKVYTFQISKYNAVLRKLDDLEENTKSAEKIQKINSEQFKTTLEECLDEAQRLDNFDRLNFTGFIKIVKKHDKLHPNYPSVKSLLQVRLKELPFNNSEEYSPLLYRISYLYEFLRSNYDHPNTMSKSLASTSKLSHFSNLEDTSFKSYKFWVHDDNIMEVKARILRHLPALLYASVPNENDDFVDNLESDVRVQPEARLNLGSKSNSLSSDGNSNQDVEMGKSKNVIFPQSYDPTITTLYFDNEFFDLYNNRLLKISAAPTLRLRWIGKLLDKPDIFLEKRTFTENTETGNSSFEEIRLQMKAKFINNFIFKNDPSYKNYLINQLRERGTQKEELEKLSRDFDNIQNFIVEEKLQPVLRATYNRTAFQIPGDQSIRVTIDSNIMYIREDSLDKNRPIRNPENWHRDDIDSNIPNPLRFLRPGEYSKFPYSVMEIKVINQDNSQTPKYEWIKDLTNSHLVNEVPKFSLYLQGVASLFGEDDKYINILPFWLPDLETDIRKNPQEAYEEEKKTLQRQKNIHDKLDNMRRLSKISLPDRTITERQEQRDQSTRHIVADLEDHESSDEEGTGLSKKSAVKKGKKFKTNAAFLKILAGKNISENGTDPYSDDTDSASSFQLPPGVKKPVHLLKNAGPVKVEAKVWLANERTFNRWLSVTTLLSVLTFSIYNSVQKAEFPQLADLLAYVYFFLTLFCGLWAYRTYLKRLTLIKGRSGKHLDAPLGPILVAVVLIVTLVVNFSVAFKEAARRERGLINVSSQPSLPHTLKPIQDFIFNLVGE; this is encoded by the coding sequence ATGCTGTTTGGTATTAAACTGGCTAACGACGTATATCCTCCTTGGAAGGATTCATACATCGACTATGAAaggttgaagaaattactAAAGGAAAGCGTCATACATGATGGCCGTAGTTCCGTTGATAGTTGGTCCGAAAGGAATGAATCTGATTTTGTCGAGGCCTTGGATAAAGAGCTAGAAAAGGTTTACACATTCCAAATATCCAAATATAATGCTGTCTTGCGAAAATTAGATGATTTAGAGGAAAACACTAAGTCAGCggaaaaaattcagaaaataaattctGAGCAATTCAAAACCACCTTAGAAGAATGTTTAGACGAGGCCCAAAGATTGGATAACTTTGACAGGTTGAATTTTACTGGGTTCATTAAGATTGTGAAGAAGCACGACAAATTGCATCCAAACTATCCTTCTGTGAAGTCTCTTTTACAAGTCAGATTGAAAGAACTTCCATTCAACAATTCAGAAGAGTATTCTCCCTTGTTGTATAGGATCTCATATTTGTATGAGTTCTTGAGATCAAATTATGATCATCCAAATACGATGTCTAAATCATTAGCAAGTACTTCTAAATTGTCCCATTTCTCTAACCTTGAAGACACGAGTTTCAAAAGCTATAAGTTTTGGGTTCatgatgataatataatGGAGGTTAAGGCAAGGATTTTAAGACATCTACCTGCTTTGCTTTATGCGTCTGTtccaaatgaaaatgacgATTTTGTCGATAATCTTGAATCAGACGTCCGTGTGCAACCTGAAGCACGCCTAAACCTTGGTTCCAAGAGTAATAGTCTTTCCAGTGATGGTAATAGCAATCAAGACGTCGAGATGGGAAAATCAAAGAACGTCATTTTTCCACAGTCATATGATCCAACAATCACCACATTATATTTTGACAACGAATTTTTTGACCTGTACAATAATAGATTGCTGAAAATCAGTGCTGCACCTACACTGAGATTGAGGTGGATTGGTAAACTGCTAGACAAACCTGATATATTCTTGGAAAAGAGAACTTTCACAGAAAATACGGAAACCGGTAATTCTagttttgaagaaatcagaTTACAAATGAAAGCcaaattcatcaacaattttattttcaaaaacgaTCCTAGTTATAAAAACTATTTAATTAATCAACTAAGAGAAAGAGGTACTCAAAAGGAAGAACTAGAAAAACTTTCTAGGGACTTTGACAACATCCAGAACTTTATTGTTGAGGAGAAGTTGCAACCAGTGTTAAGAGCTACCTATAATAGAACAGCTTTCCAAATTCCTGGAGATCAAAGTATTAGAGTCACCATCGATTCCAATATCATGTACATTAGGGAGGATTCCTTGGACAAAAATAGACCTATTAGGAACCCTGAGAACTGGCACCGTGACGATATTGACTCCAATATTCCAAACCCATTAAGGTTTTTAAGACCAGGAGAATATTCGAAGTTCCCATATTCCGTAATGGAGATTAAGGTTATAAACCAGGATAATTCTCAAACGCCAAAATATGAGTGGATCAAGGATTTAACCAATTCACATTTAGTTAACGAAgttccaaaattttctttgtatttaCAAGGTGTGGCTTCGTTGTTTGGTGAAGACGATAAATATATTAACATTTTGCCATTCTGGTTGCCCGATTTGGAAACTGACATTAGAAAGAACCCACAGGAGGCttacgaagaagaaaagaaaactttacaaagacaaaagaaCATTCATGATAAACTTGATAATATGAGAAGATTATCCAAAATCTCATTACCAGATAGAACAATCACTGAAAGACAAGAACAAAGAGATCAGAGTACTCGCCACATTGTTGCTGATTTAGAAGATCACGAATCATCTGACGAGGAAGGTACTGGATTGTCCAAGAAATCTGCAGtcaaaaagggaaaaaaattcaaaacaaaTGCGGCTTTCTTAAAAATTCTTgctggaaaaaatatttcagaAAATGGAACCGATCCATACTCCGATGATACAGATAGCGCCTCTTCTTTCCAATTACCTCCGGGAGTTAAGAAACCAGttcatcttttgaaaaacgCCGGTCCTGTTAAAGTTGAAGCGAAAGTTTGGCTTGCCAATGAACGTACATTTAATAGATGGTTAAGCGTAACCACATTGTTGAGTGTATTGACATTCTCCATCTATAATTCAGTGCAGAAAGCCGAATTTCCACAATTAGCTGATCTGTTGGCATAtgtatatttctttttgacGTTGTTTTGCGGATTATGGGCTTATAGAACCTACTTAAAAAGATTAACTCTTATTAAAGGCAGAAGCGGTAAGCATTTGGACGCACCTCTGGGACCTATTTTGGTTGCCGTTGTGTTAATCGTGACTTTAGTTGTTAACTTTAGTGTAGCTTTTAAAGAGGCCGCTAGGAGGGAAAGAGGATTGATAAATGTTTCCTCCCAGCCTTCATTACCCCATACTCTGAAACCGATTCAAGattttatcttcaatttGGTCGGGGAATAA
- the IRC15 gene encoding Irc15p (Microtubule associated protein~similar to YPL017C): protein MENIVAVYDLLVIGCGPGGFTAAMQASQTGLHTACVDQRASLGGTYFVNGAVPSKTLLDESYLYRLLQQREQIEERGVKLLSAKFDMRAAQSALKHNIEELGNVYKRELSKNNVTVYKGTAAFEDSHRVKIAQQGVDEFIVEAKYIVVATGSAVIECPGVVIDDDKIVSSDKALSLDYIPSRFTIMGGGTIGLEIACIFNNLGSRVTIVESQGEICQNMDNELASATKTLLQSQGIVFQLNTRVQFAKTDSAGQLSVTLIDKLSKKTHIHHCDVLMVSIGRRPLLKDLDISNIGLDERDFVENVDVQTQSLLKYPHIKPIGDVTLGPMLALKAEQQAIRAIQSIGCTESIETSSCGFPPNVLYCQPQIGWVGRTEEELAESRIPYQKGKAFFSQNVRYNTLLSQKENTTISSFIKVLIDSRNMKILGVHMINDDANELLSQASMAVSLGLTARCSIGNGE, encoded by the exons atggAGAATATCGTCGCAGTTTACGATCTCCTGGTAATTGGATGCGGGCCTGGTGGCTTTACTGCGGCTATGCAGGCGTCACAGACGGGCCTACACACGGCCTGTGTCGACCAGCGTGCCTCGCTAGGAGGCACATACTTTGTTAATGGAGCGGTCCCGTCCAAGACCTTGTTAGATGAGTCTTATCTTTATCGGCTGCTACAACAGCGAGAACAAATTGAGGAACGTGGCGTGAAGCTACTTTCTGCAAAATTTGATATGCGGGCAGCCCAGAGTGCACTTAAACATAATATAGAAGAGTTGGGCAATGTGTATAAACGCGAGCTATCTAAAAATAATGTTACTGTGTATAAAGGCACGGCTGCTTTTGAAGACTCTCACCGCGTTAAGATTGCTCAGCAGGGCGTGGACGAATTCATCGTAGAAGCGAAATATATCGTTGTGGCGACTGGATCTGCGGTTATTGAGTGTCCTGGCGTTGTGATAGATGATGATAAGATAGTCTCATCCGATAAAGCTTTGTCGCTGGATTACATACCTTCGCGTTTTACTATCATGGGCGGAGGTACAATTGGACTGGAAATCGCATGTATATTCAATAATTTGGGCTCCCGGGTTACCATCGTCGAGTCTCAAGGCGAGATCTGTCAAAATATGGATAATGAGTTGGCATCTGCCACCAAGACTCTCTTGCAGTCTCAAGGTATAGTGTTTCAATTAAATACTAGAGTGCAATTCGCGAAAACTGATTCTGCCGGTCAGCTGAGCGTCACGCTGATTGACAAACTGTCGAAGAAAACACACATACATCACTGCGATGTGTTGATGGTTTCTATTGGAAGACGTCCCCTGCTAAAGGACTTAGATATTTCTAATATTGGCCTAGACGAACGGGATTTTGTGGAAAACGTCGATGTACAAACTCAAAGTCTGCTAAAGTACCCCCACATCAAACCCATCGGAGACGTCACCCTGGGCCCCATGTTGGCGTTAAAAGCGGAACAACAGGCTATAAGGGCTATTCAATCGATAGGCTGCACAGAATCCATCGAAACCTCGAGTTGTGGTTTCCCACCAAATGTGTTGTACTGCCAGCCCCAAATTGGCTGGGTCGGGCGCACTGAGGAGGAGCTAGCAGAGTCACGCATCCCATATCAAAAAGGTAAGGCTTTCTTCTCACAGAACGTTAGATACAACACGTTACTATCGCAGAAAGAGAACACtacaatttcttctttcatcaAAGTCTTGATAGATTCTCGTAACATGAAAATATTAGGCGTTCATATGATAAACGACGATGCAAATGAATTGCTGTCGCAGGCGTCGATGGCGGTGTCGCTCGGCCTTACTGCTC GCTGTTCAATTGGCAATGGCGAATGA
- the ULP1 gene encoding SUMO protease ULP1 (Protease that specifically cleaves Smt3p protein conjugates~similar to YPL020C), producing MSVEVDKHRNTLQYHKKRPYSPLFSPISTYRYYPNHRSLNKPSESRRSASFSGIHKKRTNTSRFNYLNDRRVLSMEEAVKDGSESVNRGGLIEGLRETLWNSGRYLWHTFVKNEPRNADTAEVDTSGSSDAGSRSSGSRSSNVSYRIREEYPTDIGKRKFDTSMWVSPKKRRKIESEDMGGLLSSPVSFPTSQESSHDRENSITFSRDPFGWNKWKTSAIGSNSENSTSDQNSFDRRQYGTAFIRKSKVAKQNINNTKLVSRAQSEEVTYLRQIFNGEYKVPKILKDERERQLRLMDLDRAKDTSLKKSIIDLTEKIKTILIENNNKNRLQTRNENDDDLVFVKEKKISSLERKHKDYLNQKLKFDKSILEFERDFKRYNEILNERKKIQEDLKKKKEQLVKKKLVPELNEKDDAQVQKALASRENAQLMNRDNIEITVRDFKTLAPRRWLNDTIIEFFMKYIEKSTPNTVAFNSFFYTNLSERGYQGVRRWMKRKKTQLDKLDKIFTPINLNQSHWALGIIDLKKKTIAYVDSLSNGPNAMSFAILTDLQKYVIEESKHTIGEDFDLIHLDCPQQPNGYDCGIYVCMNTLYGSADAPLDFDYRDAIRMRRFIAHLILIDALK from the coding sequence ATGTCAGTTGAAGTAGATAAGCACCGGAACACATTACAGTATCATAAAAAGAGACCCTACTCCCCCTTATTCTCTCCAATTTCTACATATAGGTATTATCCTAATCACCGGTCATTGAACAAACCCTCTGAGTCCAGAAGATCAGCCAGTTTCAGTGGTattcataaaaaaagaaccaaTACGTCAAGATTCAATTATCTAAACGACCGCCGTGTTTTATCAATGGAAGAAGCAGTAAAAGATGGGTCAGAGAGCGTTAATAGAGGCGGTCTTATAGAAGGTTTAAGAGAAACCCTCTGGAATTCGGGTAGGTACTTATGGCACACATTTGTGAAAAATGAACCTCGCAATGCCGATACTGCTGAAGTTGATACGAGCGGTAGCAGCGACGCTGGGAGCAGAAGCTCTGGAAGCAGGAGTAGTAACGTATCATATCGTATACGTGAAGAGTATCCCACAGATATAGGAAAACGCAAGTTCGATACTTCGATGTGGGtttcaccaaaaaaaaggagaaaaattgaaagtgAAGATATGGGGGGACTTTTAAGCTCACCGGTCAGCTTTCCGACTTCTCAAGAAAGTAGCCATGATAGAGAAAATAGCATAACTTTTTCGAGAGATCCTTTTGGTTGGAATAAGTGGAAGACAAGTGCCATTGGTTCTAACTCAGAAAATAGCACTTCTGATCAGAATAGCTTCGATAGGCGGCAGTATGGGACAGCTTTTATCAGAAAAAGTAAGGTTGCAAAACAGAACATTAATAATACTAAACTGGTGTCGAGAGCGCAATCTGAAGAAGTAACGTATTTACGACAGATATTCAATGGAGAATATAAAGttccaaaaatattaaaagaTGAAAGGGAAAGACAGTTAAGATTAATGGATTTGGATAGGGCAAAAGATACTAGCTTGAAAAAGTCTATAATAGACTTAACtgaaaagatcaaaacaattttaattgagaacaacaacaagaacagACTACAGacaagaaatgaaaatgatgatgatttagtatttgttaaagaaaagaagatatcttctttagaaagaaaacataAGGATTATTTAAATCAAAAGTTGaaatttgataaatctATATTAGAATTTGAAAGGGACTTTAAGAGATATAAcgaaattttaaatgaaaggaagaagattcaagaagatcttaagaaaaagaaagagcaATTGgttaaaaagaaattggtACCTGAACTGAATGAAAAAGACGACGCCCAAGTACAAAAAGCATTGGCATCCAGAGAAAATGCCCAGTTAATGAATAGAGATAATATAGAGATAACTGTACGTGATTTTAAGACCTTGGCACCAAGAAGGTGGCTAAATGACACAATCATTGAGTTCTTTATGaaatatattgaaaagtCGACTCCTAATACAGTAGCATTTAATTCGTTTTTCTACACTAATTTATCAGAGAGAGGTTATCAAGGCGTTCGGAGGTggatgaaaaggaagaagacgCAACTTGATAAACTTGATAAAATCTTCACACCAATAAATTTAAACCAATCTCACTGGGCATTGGGTATAATCgatttaaaaaagaaaactataGCCTACGTAGATTCATTATCCAATGGTCCGAATGCTATGAGTTTCGCTATACTGACTGATTTACAAAAGTATGTTATAGAGGAAAGTAAGCATACAATAGGGGAAGACTTTGATTTGATTCATTTGGATTGTCCACAGCAACCAAATGGCTATGACTGTGGTATTTACGTCTGTATGAATACTCTCTATGGTAGTGCGGATGCTCCATTGGATTTTGATTATAGAGATGCGATTAGAATGAGGAGATTTATTGCCCATTTGATTTTAATCGATGCTTTAAAataa
- the ECM23 gene encoding Ecm23p (Non-essential protein of unconfirmed function~similar to YPL021W) translates to MLYNKEREASSISSSGRRTKFHFDRFVQMVLFIATNPDYCCSVASIRDTGSRPDLKRADMLEQKIKSLNTALGSKLKEENRLGESLHNSTTPAPSSLSSLPISSCGKKSSVGYRPKSRKKQTILPNGQPKECATCGDTWTSQWRSGPNGNVELCSRCGIAYRKKMEKKIRSQQSTENSIKNFVFNNK, encoded by the coding sequence ATGTTATATAACAAAGAGCGGGAAGCAAGCAGTATTAGTAGCTCTGGTCGCAGAACAAAATTTCACTTCGATCGTTTTGTACAAATGGTCCTGTTCATTGCCACTAATCCCGATTATTGCTGTTCAGTAGCCAGTATCCGGGACACTGGCAGCAGGCCAGATCTGAAAAGAGCAGACATGCTCGAAcagaaaatcaaaagtCTAAATACTGCATTGGGTTCGAAattgaaggaagaaaatcgCCTTGGTGAGTCTCTACATAACTCCACTACTCCCGCACCCTCGTCTTTGTCGTCACTGCCAATATCATCCTGTgggaaaaaatcttcagTAGGATATAGACCCAAAAGTAGGAAGAAGCAAACTATTCTTCCTAACGGACAACCAAAAGAGTGCGCTACATGCGGTGACACCTGGACTTCTCAGTGGAGGAGTGGGCCTAATGGGAATGTTGAGCTTTGCAGCCGATGTGGCATAGCATAcaggaagaaaatggaaaaaaaaatacgatCCCAACAATCTACCGAAAATagtatcaaaaattttgtttttaacAATAAGTAA
- the CTF19 gene encoding Ctf19p (Outer kinetochore protein, needed for accurate chromosome segregation~similar to YPL018W), with product MDFTSDTTNSHDTSNSHLSLEDAVGPHQAGEVDANIDEDEKQQLSLLNDEELRGLKLQEEKEALLTRRNTLLQEIQTYQNILMKENAGKKPKNGDILQNDITQDFLDLISISSSNPNLAINDRKRVESINGLTNLQKELVTKYDTLPLLNMNLRLSYLRDHTYPHLQVSVQSRDRMHNDGIEVLVVNYKFCRNTMNPFEIQYKMFYKFEDSTLLKWEILRISTNVRLKAKQLLATRNFQKCLLSLYEFDKIKSRKTGIFQNLINLLKRKTKCYLMNNGDSLVIERVIREGGLTTLKLQINFIIVMPGERGKPRNCFLPMSKISITLWKGGERFNQMDLDEICYGLIKEYGVGTGLKEICNVCLFPDIYAR from the coding sequence ATGGATTTCACGTCTGATACGACGAATTCGCACGACACATCTAATTCGCACTTAAGTCTGGAAGACGCTGTGGGCCCACATCAAGCTGGTGAAGTGGACGCAAACATTGATGAGGACGAGAAACAACAACTATCGCTATTGAACGATGAAGAGTTACGCGGCTTGAAGCTACAGGAAGAGAAGGAAGCCTTGTTGACAAGGAGAAATACTCTTTTGCAAGAAATCCAGACATACCAAAATATCttaatgaaagaaaatgctgGTAAGAAACCTAAAAATGGTGATATCCTGCAAAATGATATTACACaagattttcttgatttaaTCTCgatttcatcttccaacCCCAATTTGGCGATAAACGACCGCAAGCGAGTCGAGAGTATCAATGGGCTAACTAATTTGCAAAAAGAACTGGTAACGAAATACGACACGTTACCTTTGTTAAATATGAATCTACGCCTAAGTTATTTAAGAGATCACACGTACCCGCATCTTCAAGTTTCTGTGCAATCCAGAGACAGGATGCATAACGATGGAATTGAGGTTTTGGTGGTCAATTATAAATTCTGCAGAAATACGATGAATCCTTTCGAAATTCAGTACAAAATGTTCTACAAATTTGAAGATTCCACATTACTGAAGTGGGAAATCCTACGAATTTCCACAAACGTTAGACTGAAAGCCAAGCAATTACTGGCAACGCGTAATTTCCAGAAGTGCCTATTAAGCCTTTATGAATTTGATAAGATCAAATCCAGAAAAACCGggattttccaaaatttaaTCAActtattgaaaaggaaaaccaAATGTTATTTGATGAATAATGGTGACTCATTGGTCATCGAAAGAGTTATCAGAGAAGGAGGACTCACAACATTAAAATTGCAGATTAATTTTATCATTGTAATGCCTGGTGAGAGGGGTAAACCTCGTAATTGCTTCCTGCCTATGAGTAAAATCTCAATAACGTTATGGAAGGGTGGAGAAAGATTCAACCAAATGGATTTGGACGAGATATGCTACGGACTAATCAAGGAATATGGTGTGGGAACCGGGTTAAAGGAAATCTGCAATGTTTGTTTATTTCCGGACATTTACGCCAGATGA
- the RAD1 gene encoding ssDNA endodeoxyribonuclease RAD1 (Single-stranded DNA endonuclease (with Rad10p)~similar to YPL022W) yields the protein MSQLFYQGDSDDELQEELTRQTTQASQSSKNRDKDEVSESNHFSVVENEGNKLLDEDTVLYPLIPNESDDIETSKPNINDIRPVDIQLTLPLPFQQKVVENSLIAEDSLVIMGKGLGLLDIVANLLHVLATPTSINGQLKRALVLVLNAKPIDNVRIREALEELSWFTNTEKGKPDATMESDDELFERPFNVVTADSLSVEKRRKLYISGGILSVTSRILIVDLLSGIVHPNRVTGMLVLNADSLRHNSNESFILEIYRSKNTWGFIKAFSEAAETFVMEFSPLRTKMKELRLKNVLLWPRFRVEVSSCLNATNKTSHNKVIEVKVSLTNSMSQIQFGLMECLKKCIAELSRKNPELALEWWNIENVLDINFIRSIDSVMVPNWHRISYESKQLVKDIRFLRRLLKMLVTSDAVDFFGEIQLSLDANKPSVSRKYSESPWLLVDEAQLVISYAKKRIFYNNEYSLEENPKWEQLIHILDDIAHERINNSFQGPTLVACSDNLTCLELAKILNASNKKRGMRQVLLNKLKWYRKQREETKKLVKEVQSQDTFPENATLNVSSTFSKEQVTTKRRRTRGASQVAAVEKLRNAGANVDMEEVFEGRKLAEEIKKESDNLNDSQEENAGINDEENAANDSKIFEMQEQENEIVTDDEDAEVDNGELEYGDDLPQHITTHFNKDLWAEHCNEYGYVDRQDEVLISTFKSLNDNCSLQEMMPSYIIMFEPDLSFIRQIEVYKAIVKDLRPKVYFMYYGESIEEQSHLTAIKREKDAFTKLIRENANLSHHFETNEDLSHYKNLAERKLKLSKLRKSKTRNAGGQQGFHNLTQDVVIVDTREFNASLPGLLYRYGIRVIPCMLTVGDYVITPDICLERKSISDLIGSLQNNRLANQCKKMLKYYAYPTLLIEFDEGQSFSLEPFSERRNYKNKDISTVHPISSKLSQDEIQLKLAKLVLRFPTLKIIWSSSPLQTVNIILELKLGREQPDPSNAVILGTNKTRPHSNSTAKGLRDGDNEFKFQRLLNVPGVSKVDYFNLRKKIKSYNKLQKLSWNEINELINDEDLTDRIYYFLRTEKEEQEQEMTDENLELRDKATDNNVFDDYGDDILEAPM from the coding sequence ATGTCTCAGTTGTTTTATCAAGGTGACTCCGATGATGAGCTACAGGAGGAACTTACTAGGCAGACTACTCAAGCATCTCAAAGTTCTAAAAACCGGGATAAAGATGAAGTCAGCGAATCCAATCATTTCAGCGTAGTGGAAAATGAGGGCAACAAGCTTTTAGATGAAGATACGGTGTTGTACCCACTGATACCTAACGAGTCAGATGATATAGAAACGTCTAAGCCCAATATCAATGATATTAGGCCAGTTGATATTCAATTGACTTTACCATTGCCGTTTCAGCAAAAGGTAGTAGAGAACTCATTGATTGCCGAAGATTCATTGGTTATAATGGGTAAAGGGCTAGGCTTGCTCGATATTGTTGCCAATTTATTGCATGTTTTAGCTACACCGACATCCATTAACGGACAACTAAAGCGAGCGCTGGTCTTAGTGCTGAATGCAAAACCCATAGATAATGTAAGGATCAGGGAAGCCTTAGAAGAGCTATCGTGGTTCACCAATACTGAAAAGGGCAAACCCGACGCTACTATGGAGAGCGATgatgaactttttgaaaggCCTTTCAACGTAGTTACTGCGGACTCCCTGAGtgttgaaaagagaagaaaactGTATATTTCAGGCGGAATCTTGAGCGTCACTTCTAGAATTCTCATCGTGGATCTCTTATCCGGTATTGTTCACCCGAATAGGGTTACCGGTATGCTGGTACTGAATGCAGACTCACTTCGACATAATTCGAATGAATCGTTTATATTAGAGATTTACAGGTCCAAAAATACTTGGGGTTTTATTAAAGCCTTTTCTGAAGCGGCAGAGACGTTCGTTATGGAATTCTCACCTCTCAGgacgaaaatgaaagaattacGGCTGAAGAACGTTTTACTATGGCCGAGATTCAGGGTGGAGGtctcttcttgtttgaaTGCGACCAATAAGACTTCACACAACAAAGTCATTGAAGTCAAGGTGTCCCTAACAAATTCTATGTCTCAAATTCAGTTTGGGTTGATGgaatgtttgaaaaaatgtattGCTGAATTGAGTAGAAAAAATCCCGAATTAGCTCTGGAGTGGTGGAATATAGAAAATGTCCTGGATATAAACTTTATCAGGTCGATTGACTCGGTGATGGTACCGAACTGGCACAGGATTTCTTATGAATCAAAACAACTGGTTAAGGATATAAGATTCCTACGCCGCCTTTTGAAGATGCTCGTTACTTCAGACGctgttgatttttttggagAGATCCAATTAAGTTTGGATGCCAATAAACCGTCAGTATCCCGAAAATACAGCGAATCACCATGGCTATTGGTCGATGAGGCACAATTGGTGATATCATATgcgaagaaaagaattttttacaataaCGAATACTctttagaagaaaatccaaaatGGGAACAACTTATTCATATATTAGATGATATTGCACATGAGAGAATAAACAACAGCTTTCAAGGGCCTACTTTAGTTGCTTGTTCCGACAACCTCACATGTTTAGAACTAGcaaaaatcttgaatgCTTCTAATAAAAAGAGAGGAATGCGTCAGGTGCTTCTGAATAAGTTGAAATGGTACAGAAAACAAAGGgaagaaacgaaaaaattggtcaaAGAAGTTCAAAGCCAGGACACTTTTCCAGAGAATGCAACATTGAACGTTAGCTCGACATTTTCTAAAGAACAAGTGACTacgaaaagaagaaggacaAGAGGTGCTTCACAAGTTGCAGCTGTTGAAAAGCTGAGGAATGCAGGTGCCAACGTAGATATGGAGGAAGTGTTCGAAGGTCGCAAGTTAGccgaagaaattaaaaaggaaagcGACAATTTGAATGACAGTcaggaagaaaatgctggcataaatgatgaagaaaacgcGGCAAACGACTCAAAGATTTTCGAAATGCAAGAACAGGAAAACGAAATTGTTACTGATGATGAGGACGCTGAGGTTGACAACGGAGAATTAGAATATGGGGACGATCTTCCACAGCACATTACGACTCACTTCAATAAAGATTTATGGGCAGAACATTGTAATGAGTATGGATATGTTGATCGTCAGGACGAAGTTTTAATTTCTACTTTTAAAAGTCTCAATGACAATTGCTCATTGCAGGAGATGATGCCCTCTTACATTATAATGTTTGAACCGGATTTATCTTTTATTAGGCAAATTGAAGTTTATAAGGCTATAGTGAAGGATTTGCGACCAAAGGTATACTTCATGTACTACGGTGAGAGTATTGAAGAGCAAAGTCATTTGACGGCTATAAAGAGGGAAAAAGACGCTTTCACAAAGTTAATTAGAGAGAATGCAAATCTGTCCCATCACTTTGAAACAAATGAAGATCTTTCTcattacaaaaatttaGCTGAAAGAAAGTtgaaactttcaaaattacGAAAATCCAAAACCAGAAATGCAGGAGGCCAACAAGGATTCCATAATCTTACTCAAGATGTTGTCATTGTAGATACACGTGAGTTTAATGCTTCATTGCCAGGTTTACTCTATCGATATGGTATAAGGGTTATTCCTTGTATGTTAACGGTCGGCGATTATGTGATAACCCCGGATATTTGTCtcgaaagaaaatcaaTTTCCGATTTAATTGGGTCATTACAGAATAACAGATTAGCCAATCaatgtaaaaaaatgctaAAATATTATGCATATCCGACGCTGTTAATTGAGTTTGACGAAGGACagtcattttctttagaaCCTTTTAGTGAACGTAGAAATTACAAGAATAAAGACATCTCAACCGTTCACCCTATATCAAGCAAGTTATCCCAGGATGAAATTCAATTAAAACTAGCCAAACTGGTATTGAGATTTCCCACTCTAAAAATCATATGGTCTTCCTCTCCCCTGCAAACAGTGAATATAATTCTAGAGTTGAAATTAGGGCGTGAACAACCTGACCCTAGTAACGCAGTTATACTAGGAACAAATAAAACTAGACCGCATTCTAATAGCACTGCAAAGGGCTTAAGAGATGGTGATAATGAGTTTAAATTCCAAAGATTGTTGAACGTTCCTGGCGTGTCAAAGGTTGATTATTTCAATCTTCGcaaaaagatcaaaagCTACAATAAGCTTCAAAAGCTTTCATGGAACGAGATTAATGAACTTATCAATGACGAAGATTTGACGGATAGAATATATTACTTCTTGAGgacagaaaaagaagaacaagaacaagagaTGACAGATGAGAATCTTGAATTGCGCGATAAGGCAACCGATAATAACGTTTTTGATGACTATGGTGATGACATTTTGGAAGCGCCTATGTAA